Proteins encoded within one genomic window of Vulgatibacter sp.:
- a CDS encoding response regulator gives MRTVLVVDDSKVMREMVVACLRAEPGLAFTQAASGLEAIEQLSLQPFDLVVLDLNMPDIGGVEVVEFVRSQERLAGVPILVVTTRGDEASRNRVLEAGASSFLTKPFTPEAILAEARSLLGSSAAAGR, from the coding sequence GTGCGTACCGTACTCGTCGTGGACGACAGCAAGGTGATGCGGGAGATGGTGGTGGCCTGCCTTCGGGCGGAGCCCGGCCTCGCGTTCACCCAGGCGGCGAGCGGTCTCGAGGCGATCGAGCAGCTCTCCCTGCAGCCCTTCGATCTCGTCGTCCTCGATCTCAACATGCCGGACATCGGCGGGGTCGAGGTGGTCGAGTTCGTGCGCAGCCAGGAGCGCCTGGCCGGCGTCCCGATTCTCGTGGTGACGACGCGCGGCGACGAGGCCTCGCGGAACCGCGTCCTCGAGGCCGGGGCATCGAGCTTCCTCACCAAGCCCTTCACGCCCGAGGCGATCCTCGCAGAGGCGCGCAGCCTGCTGGGCAGCAGCGCCGCCGCGGGGCGATGA
- a CDS encoding ATP-binding protein has translation MPSSAARRQVWIVDDSPTDAARARAALEAAYEVRTFRDGSAALEALEGAAGPDVLVLDWVMPGISGIEVCRFLRSTRPNDPIKILLLTAHGSTEQVVEGLQAGADDYVSKPWIDAELLARIGNLVRMRVLRERMEAAENRSRAIVEAAPDALFEIDEAGKVAFANEEASRVFLKAPDELIGQKLQELVPALELGGGEGISIARTLVVPDVRVREQLYSPSLRWLVEKTRRRRIISLRDVTDQRKAEARRLDFYSIIAHDLRSPLMAMQLRTDAILRGRRGLLPAELLGDMHKVQANIRSLVAMINDFLDLARLETSGYSLTREAMDLAELVGVTAEDFRPLAEASQLDLRCETGESIWVEGDRSRLKQVVSNLVGNALKFTPPGGSVVVRVERAGGLARCSVVDTGRGIPSESLPTIFERYARAIDSQHEVTGTGLGLMIVREILQAHGGNVGARSEVGKGSTFWFELPLSAATGDQVSSSM, from the coding sequence ATGCCCTCCAGCGCCGCGCGACGCCAAGTCTGGATAGTAGACGACAGTCCGACCGACGCGGCCCGCGCCCGAGCAGCGCTGGAGGCCGCGTACGAGGTCAGGACGTTTCGCGACGGATCCGCCGCGCTGGAGGCGTTGGAGGGGGCCGCCGGTCCCGACGTTCTGGTGCTCGACTGGGTGATGCCGGGGATCTCGGGGATCGAGGTCTGCCGCTTCCTCCGCAGCACGAGGCCGAACGACCCGATCAAGATCCTGCTCCTCACCGCCCACGGCAGCACCGAGCAGGTGGTCGAGGGGCTCCAGGCCGGCGCGGACGATTACGTCTCCAAACCGTGGATCGACGCCGAGCTCCTCGCTCGCATCGGCAACCTCGTGCGGATGCGCGTGCTGCGCGAGCGGATGGAGGCGGCGGAGAATCGATCCCGCGCGATCGTCGAAGCGGCGCCGGACGCGCTGTTCGAGATCGACGAAGCAGGGAAGGTCGCCTTCGCCAACGAGGAGGCGAGCCGCGTCTTCCTGAAGGCGCCCGACGAGCTCATCGGGCAGAAGCTCCAGGAGCTGGTGCCGGCGCTGGAGCTGGGAGGCGGCGAGGGGATCTCCATCGCGCGCACGCTGGTGGTTCCGGACGTGCGGGTTCGGGAGCAACTCTATTCGCCCTCGCTGCGCTGGCTCGTCGAGAAGACCCGGCGCCGGCGCATCATCTCCCTGCGCGACGTCACCGACCAGCGCAAAGCCGAGGCGCGGCGCCTCGATTTCTACTCGATCATCGCCCACGATCTCCGCTCGCCGTTGATGGCGATGCAGCTGCGCACCGACGCGATCCTGCGTGGTCGCAGGGGCCTCCTGCCCGCCGAGCTCCTCGGCGACATGCACAAGGTCCAGGCCAACATCCGCTCGCTGGTGGCGATGATCAACGACTTCCTCGACCTCGCGCGGCTCGAGACCTCCGGTTATTCGCTCACCCGGGAGGCGATGGACCTGGCGGAGCTGGTCGGCGTCACCGCCGAGGATTTCCGGCCGCTGGCGGAGGCGAGCCAGCTCGACCTGCGCTGCGAGACCGGCGAGTCGATCTGGGTCGAGGGCGATCGGAGCCGGCTCAAGCAGGTGGTGAGCAATCTGGTCGGAAACGCGCTCAAATTCACGCCGCCCGGCGGCTCCGTCGTGGTGCGGGTGGAGCGCGCCGGCGGCCTCGCGCGCTGCAGTGTGGTCGATACCGGGCGCGGCATTCCGTCAGAGTCGCTGCCCACGATCTTCGAGCGCTACGCCCGTGCGATCGACTCGCAGCACGAGGTCACCGGTACCGGTCTCGGACTGATGATCGTCCGGGAGATCCTGCAGGCCCACGGCGGCAACGTCGGGGCGCGGAGCGAGGTCGGCAAGGGCAGCACCTTCTGGTTCGAGTTGCCGCTCTCCGCCGCCACCGGCGATCAGGTCTCCTCGTCGATGTAG